A portion of the Paenibacillus hamazuiensis genome contains these proteins:
- a CDS encoding ABC transporter substrate-binding protein: MKKAFKGKSKALASVLVVCAMMALSACGGAAGTGTGGENKSGAGGSNAGGKNAEWAEKVGLNKTETVEELYEKAKQEGKVVVYSQSSRIKDVKASFEAKYPGIKVEAYNLTTNDIVEKTMREQGANVYNADVLFLKDAAGTVSTELLSKGYAHKYMPKDLTDKMIEPYKSKSPGLVPYVSLRAFYYNTEVYKEPPVKNWWDLTTPEWKGKVILEDPVQSADTMDDFLAVIQHADEMKAAYKEKFGKDIELNGTENAGYEFFKRLLKNDPILVKSSDEAVDAVGAKGQTKPPIAVSASSKQRDIAEKGLKIATTYDIKPRLSVVGPSYLYVANNAPNPNAAKLMIRWMAGEADGKGEGFKPFNVTGSWSARTDNGRSDQPPLDKIKVWDYDSEFFYNNYTKFREFWLKNQ; this comes from the coding sequence ATGAAAAAAGCTTTTAAAGGAAAAAGCAAGGCGTTGGCGTCCGTTCTGGTCGTCTGCGCAATGATGGCGCTCAGCGCGTGCGGAGGAGCCGCCGGCACGGGAACAGGCGGGGAGAACAAAAGCGGAGCCGGCGGATCGAATGCGGGCGGCAAAAACGCCGAGTGGGCGGAGAAGGTCGGTCTGAACAAAACGGAAACGGTAGAGGAATTGTACGAAAAAGCGAAGCAGGAAGGAAAAGTCGTCGTCTACTCCCAATCGAGCCGGATTAAAGATGTGAAAGCATCCTTCGAAGCGAAATATCCCGGCATCAAGGTGGAGGCTTACAATCTGACGACCAACGATATCGTCGAAAAAACGATGCGCGAGCAGGGGGCGAACGTCTACAATGCGGACGTTTTGTTCCTGAAGGACGCGGCGGGCACGGTATCGACCGAGCTGCTCAGCAAAGGCTACGCCCACAAATATATGCCGAAGGATCTTACCGACAAAATGATCGAGCCCTACAAGAGCAAAAGCCCGGGGCTTGTCCCGTACGTCTCGCTCCGCGCCTTCTATTATAATACGGAAGTTTACAAGGAACCGCCGGTGAAAAACTGGTGGGATTTGACGACGCCGGAATGGAAAGGGAAGGTCATTCTTGAGGACCCGGTCCAATCGGCGGATACGATGGACGATTTTCTCGCGGTCATCCAGCATGCCGATGAAATGAAAGCGGCGTACAAGGAGAAGTTCGGCAAGGACATCGAGCTGAACGGCACGGAAAACGCCGGCTACGAGTTTTTCAAGCGGCTGCTGAAAAACGATCCGATTCTCGTCAAATCGAGCGACGAAGCGGTCGACGCCGTCGGCGCAAAAGGCCAGACCAAGCCGCCGATTGCAGTCAGCGCTTCCAGCAAGCAGCGGGATATCGCCGAGAAGGGTCTGAAAATCGCCACAACCTACGATATCAAGCCGAGACTTTCCGTCGTCGGACCAAGCTACCTGTACGTGGCGAACAACGCGCCGAACCCGAATGCGGCCAAGCTGATGATCCGCTGGATGGCCGGCGAAGCGGACGGCAAAGGCGAAGGCTTCAAGCCGTTTAACGTCACCGGCTCGTGGTCGGCGAGAACGGACAACGGACGCTCCGATCAGCCGCCGCTCGATAAAATCAAGGTGTGGGACTATGACTCGGAGTTTTTTTACAACAACTACACCAAGTTCAGAGAGTTTTGGCTGAAAAACCAGTAA